From the genome of Hydrogenophilus thermoluteolus, one region includes:
- a CDS encoding SulP family inorganic anion transporter → MTRLPLPKLFTLLPHYRANDLWADLTAGVTVGALALPLSMAFAIASGTSPLNGVWTAVIAGVIYGLLGGSRVLVAGPASAFIPLLFAIVSQFGPSALLAATWFAGLILLLLGLFRLGNLVRLIPNSVITGFINGIAVIIILTQVKDFLGLALAVPPSGLVGKLRALYDALPTLQPASAALGFGSLALLLGWTRLERRIPKLRRLPAPLVTLVAGTAIVWGGELPVATIGSRFGAITSSLPAFTLPVVDWTQFTQLLPAALAIAVLGATESLVTTRFADEKIDDLHNPNQELFAQGVANLLTPMVGGLPATGAMGPTATNIRCGAQTPISGLVHALTVLLLIVLFAPAATHVPLPTLATIVMVTAYNMGSWRRMHWRLLRRYPPNYRSTLLITFLLTVLFEVTIAVEVGLLLTSFSFIHRMTRLSAIHPIDLTHHPAAQALRDSAADGSVEAYRFSGPLFFGVVPKFDALLRRKTWPQWVLLDLHQMISIDDAGIELFERLHRQIKRHGGSLRLIGLQAQPKRALARSGFLAELGAHAEYPTLSEALYALQNERAPQVTTAPAQ, encoded by the coding sequence ATGACGCGGCTTCCCCTCCCCAAACTCTTCACGCTCCTGCCCCACTATCGCGCCAACGATTTGTGGGCCGATCTGACCGCAGGCGTCACCGTCGGCGCGTTGGCGCTACCGCTTTCGATGGCGTTTGCAATCGCCAGCGGCACGTCGCCGTTGAACGGGGTTTGGACCGCGGTCATTGCTGGTGTTATTTACGGGCTCCTGGGTGGCTCGCGCGTTCTGGTTGCCGGACCCGCCAGCGCTTTCATCCCGCTGCTCTTTGCGATCGTCAGCCAATTCGGGCCGTCGGCGCTTCTTGCCGCCACCTGGTTTGCCGGTTTGATCCTCCTGTTGCTCGGTCTATTTCGTTTGGGCAACCTGGTCCGCCTCATCCCCAACTCGGTGATCACCGGTTTCATCAACGGCATCGCGGTGATCATCATCCTGACCCAAGTCAAGGATTTTCTGGGATTGGCGCTTGCCGTTCCCCCGAGCGGACTCGTTGGCAAGCTTCGGGCGCTTTACGACGCCCTCCCCACCCTGCAGCCGGCAAGCGCGGCGCTGGGTTTCGGTTCCCTAGCACTCCTTCTTGGCTGGACACGGCTCGAACGGCGCATTCCCAAACTCAGACGGTTGCCAGCACCCCTGGTCACGCTGGTTGCGGGAACGGCGATCGTCTGGGGGGGCGAACTCCCGGTCGCAACGATCGGTAGCCGTTTCGGCGCAATCACGAGCTCGCTGCCTGCGTTCACGCTCCCCGTGGTCGATTGGACTCAATTTACGCAACTCTTACCGGCAGCGCTCGCCATCGCGGTGCTCGGCGCCACCGAAAGCCTGGTGACGACCCGTTTCGCCGATGAAAAGATCGACGACCTCCACAACCCCAACCAAGAGCTTTTCGCCCAAGGTGTTGCCAACCTGCTCACTCCGATGGTGGGCGGCCTTCCCGCTACCGGCGCGATGGGACCCACCGCAACCAACATTCGCTGCGGGGCGCAAACGCCCATCTCTGGACTTGTGCACGCGCTCACGGTGCTGCTCCTGATCGTCCTTTTTGCCCCTGCCGCGACCCATGTCCCGTTGCCAACACTGGCGACGATCGTGATGGTCACCGCGTACAACATGGGTAGCTGGCGGCGCATGCATTGGCGGTTGCTGCGCCGCTACCCGCCCAACTACCGCTCCACGCTCCTCATCACCTTTCTTCTCACCGTGCTCTTTGAGGTGACGATTGCAGTGGAAGTGGGGTTGCTGCTGACCAGCTTCAGTTTCATCCACCGCATGACCCGACTGAGCGCGATCCACCCCATCGATTTGACCCACCACCCCGCCGCACAAGCGTTGCGCGATTCCGCGGCAGACGGCTCGGTCGAAGCCTACCGCTTCTCAGGACCGCTCTTTTTTGGGGTGGTGCCGAAATTCGACGCCCTCTTGCGGCGCAAAACCTGGCCGCAATGGGTTTTGCTCGACCTCCATCAGATGATCTCGATCGACGATGCCGGTATCGAGCTCTTCGAACGCCTCCACCGCCAGATCAAACGGCACGGTGGTTCGCTGCGGTTGATCGGTCTTCAAGCACAACCGAAACGGGCGCTCGCCCGCAGCGGTTTTCTGGCCGAACTGGGGGCGCATGCCGAATATCCGACGTTGAGCGAAGCCCTCTATGCGCTCCAAAACGAACGGGCCCCTCAGGTCACTACTGCGCCAGCTCAGTAA
- the dnaE gene encoding DNA polymerase III subunit alpha, producing the protein MSTQAHPFVHLRLHTEFSIREGIVKIPDAVKRAAAEGMPALAITDVMNVFGLVKFYKACRSAGVKPIIGVDARVAHPDAPNDPERALELLLIVRNRDGYRQLCELVSRAWLENQHRGQALLRPEWLTRETCAGLMALSGGARGVLAPALLAGETRGAKAALAHWAGCFPDGAFFVEVQRAGLPNEAEYLAAAVPFAAELGVPVVATHPIQFLRPEDFTAHEVRFCIAEGYVLNDPNRPRPFTEAQYFLSAEEMADRFADLPEALENTLLIAQKANLTITLGKSFLPAFPTPEGMSLDEFFISEAKRGLAARLEERFPDPEERERERPRYEQRLAFECDTIIQMGFPGYFLIVADFINWAKQNDVPVGPGRGSGAGSLVAYALRITDLDPLSYALLFERFLNPERVSMPDFDVDFCQEKRYRVIDYVRRRYGAQAVSQIATFGSMASKAVVRDVGRVLGLPYGLCDRISKLIPTEGVKPVSLAKALELEPQLQELMEDPQDGEAIRQLFELAQPLEGLTRNVGMHAGGVLIAPGKITDFCPLFVQEGDDPSPVSQFDKDDVEAVGLVKFDFLGLRNLTIIREALDQIERLTGARPDLARMGFDDPQTYQLLRDANTTAVFQLESEGMKKLLKKLQPDRFEDIIAVLALYRPGPLGSGMVDDFILRKQGKQAIDYFHPDLKACLEPTYGVIVYQEQVMQIAQIIGGYTLGAADLLRRAMGKKKPEEMAKHREIFRQGAIERGYDEALAMRLFDLMEKFAEYGFNKSHTAAYAVVTYQTAWLKRHHPAPFFAATLSSDMDDTDAVKTFFDDACANGLTVLPPDVNVSEYRFQAIDAATIRYGLGAIKGVGEPAANAIVTERQQHGPFHDLFDLVSRVDRRVVNRRVLEQLVRAGALDTLPGHTHLRAPDGLCDRARLFASVGLALEVAEQRAASAQQCGLFDDEPEANGSYTPEFPAVRPWTERERLKEEKLAIGFFLSGHPFTAFAAELRQTVPTKLADLAPSRDAVWVCGVVVELRTKMGARGRMAFVTLDDGSEPCEVLFYREVYDAVRQIVVVDEPLVVRVKVAPDDYSGGVRVVAEEALSLPQWRARQLKAIEITIPESVVDSPVSAQRLSETIEAFRVPSASPEGAKIEMRVTFSEGAVVALRAARDAIRVKPEDALLTELRGFPEVNVALRY; encoded by the coding sequence ATGAGCACGCAGGCGCATCCTTTCGTTCATCTTCGGTTGCATACCGAATTTTCGATTCGCGAAGGGATCGTCAAAATCCCGGACGCGGTGAAACGGGCTGCCGCCGAAGGGATGCCCGCACTGGCGATCACCGACGTGATGAACGTCTTTGGGCTGGTCAAGTTTTACAAGGCGTGCCGCAGCGCTGGGGTGAAGCCGATTATCGGGGTTGACGCCCGTGTTGCCCACCCGGATGCGCCGAATGACCCCGAACGTGCCCTTGAACTGCTCTTGATCGTTCGCAACCGCGACGGCTATCGGCAGCTGTGCGAATTGGTTTCACGCGCCTGGCTCGAGAATCAGCATCGTGGCCAGGCGCTCTTGCGCCCGGAGTGGCTCACTCGTGAAACGTGTGCCGGACTCATGGCGCTTTCGGGTGGCGCCCGTGGCGTGCTGGCGCCAGCATTGTTGGCAGGAGAGACACGGGGGGCGAAAGCAGCGCTGGCCCACTGGGCCGGGTGTTTTCCCGACGGCGCGTTCTTTGTCGAGGTGCAGCGTGCGGGTCTCCCCAACGAAGCGGAATACTTGGCGGCAGCGGTCCCTTTTGCGGCAGAGTTGGGTGTACCGGTGGTCGCAACACATCCCATCCAGTTCCTTCGCCCAGAAGATTTCACCGCCCACGAGGTGCGGTTCTGCATCGCCGAAGGGTATGTCCTCAACGATCCCAACCGTCCGCGCCCGTTCACAGAAGCGCAGTATTTCCTCTCCGCCGAGGAGATGGCAGATCGTTTTGCCGATCTCCCGGAAGCGCTCGAGAATACGCTCCTCATTGCGCAAAAGGCGAATTTGACGATCACGTTGGGCAAGAGCTTTTTGCCGGCGTTCCCGACCCCGGAAGGGATGTCGCTCGACGAATTCTTCATCAGCGAAGCAAAGCGTGGGCTCGCGGCTCGACTCGAAGAGCGCTTTCCGGATCCGGAAGAGCGGGAGCGGGAGCGCCCCCGTTACGAGCAACGGCTGGCGTTCGAGTGCGACACCATCATCCAGATGGGGTTTCCCGGGTACTTCTTGATCGTTGCCGACTTCATCAACTGGGCGAAACAAAACGATGTGCCGGTGGGACCGGGCCGCGGTTCGGGTGCGGGCTCGCTCGTTGCTTATGCGCTGCGGATCACCGATCTCGACCCACTCTCCTATGCGCTCCTTTTCGAACGGTTTTTGAACCCGGAACGGGTCTCGATGCCCGACTTCGACGTCGATTTTTGCCAGGAGAAGCGTTATCGAGTGATCGACTACGTGCGCCGAAGGTATGGCGCTCAAGCCGTGAGCCAGATCGCGACGTTCGGCTCGATGGCGTCCAAAGCGGTGGTACGCGACGTCGGCCGCGTGTTGGGTCTTCCCTATGGGTTGTGTGACCGGATTTCGAAGCTCATTCCCACCGAAGGGGTGAAGCCGGTTTCGCTGGCGAAAGCGCTCGAACTGGAGCCCCAGCTTCAAGAGCTGATGGAAGACCCCCAAGACGGGGAAGCGATTCGCCAACTGTTCGAATTGGCGCAACCGCTGGAAGGATTGACGCGCAACGTCGGGATGCACGCGGGTGGGGTACTGATCGCACCGGGGAAAATCACCGATTTTTGCCCATTGTTCGTGCAAGAGGGCGATGACCCCAGCCCGGTGTCGCAGTTCGACAAAGACGACGTCGAAGCGGTTGGGTTGGTGAAGTTCGATTTTCTGGGGCTCAGAAACCTCACGATCATCCGCGAGGCGCTCGATCAGATCGAACGCTTGACCGGGGCACGCCCCGACTTGGCGCGCATGGGATTCGACGATCCTCAAACCTACCAGCTCCTGCGTGACGCGAATACCACCGCGGTCTTCCAGTTGGAATCCGAAGGGATGAAGAAGCTCCTCAAGAAGCTTCAGCCCGACCGTTTCGAGGACATCATCGCGGTGCTCGCGCTCTATCGCCCCGGTCCGTTGGGCTCCGGGATGGTCGATGACTTCATTCTCCGCAAGCAAGGCAAGCAGGCGATCGACTACTTCCACCCGGACCTAAAGGCGTGTCTCGAACCCACCTACGGTGTGATCGTCTATCAAGAGCAGGTGATGCAGATCGCGCAGATCATCGGCGGCTACACCTTGGGGGCGGCCGACCTCTTACGGCGCGCGATGGGGAAGAAAAAACCGGAAGAGATGGCGAAACACCGCGAAATCTTCCGTCAAGGAGCGATCGAGCGCGGCTACGACGAAGCGCTGGCGATGCGCCTCTTCGATTTGATGGAGAAATTTGCCGAATACGGGTTCAACAAATCGCACACCGCGGCGTACGCGGTGGTGACCTACCAGACCGCGTGGCTCAAGCGCCACCATCCTGCGCCCTTCTTTGCCGCGACGCTCTCGTCCGACATGGACGACACCGATGCGGTGAAAACCTTTTTCGACGATGCCTGTGCCAACGGCTTGACGGTATTGCCGCCCGACGTGAATGTTTCGGAGTACCGTTTTCAGGCGATCGACGCGGCAACCATCCGCTATGGCTTGGGTGCGATCAAGGGGGTAGGGGAGCCGGCGGCGAACGCGATCGTCACGGAACGGCAGCAACATGGCCCATTTCACGATCTGTTCGATCTGGTGAGCCGGGTCGACCGGCGGGTGGTCAACCGCCGAGTACTCGAGCAGTTGGTGCGCGCGGGGGCGCTCGATACGCTTCCCGGCCACACCCATTTGCGTGCCCCCGACGGATTGTGTGACCGGGCACGGCTATTCGCGAGTGTGGGACTCGCGCTCGAAGTGGCGGAACAGCGGGCAGCGTCGGCGCAGCAGTGCGGGCTCTTCGACGACGAACCCGAGGCGAACGGATCGTACACCCCCGAATTTCCCGCAGTGCGCCCGTGGACCGAACGGGAGCGGTTGAAAGAGGAGAAATTGGCGATCGGTTTCTTTCTTTCCGGCCACCCCTTCACCGCGTTTGCGGCGGAGTTGCGGCAAACCGTCCCCACCAAGTTGGCGGATTTGGCTCCAAGCCGCGACGCCGTTTGGGTGTGTGGCGTCGTGGTCGAGCTCAGAACCAAAATGGGGGCGCGGGGTCGGATGGCGTTCGTGACCCTCGACGATGGCAGCGAACCGTGCGAGGTGCTTTTTTATCGGGAAGTCTATGACGCGGTGCGGCAGATCGTGGTCGTGGACGAACCGCTCGTCGTGCGGGTCAAGGTTGCGCCGGACGACTATAGCGGTGGGGTTCGGGTCGTTGCCGAAGAGGCGCTCTCGCTTCCCCAATGGCGGGCGCGACAACTCAAGGCGATCGAAATCACCATTCCCGAATCGGTGGTCGATTCTCCAGTTTCGGCGCAACGGTTGAGCGAGACGATCGAAGCTTTTCGCGTGCCGAGTGCGTCGCCCGAAGGGGCCAAAATCGAAATGCGCGTGACGTTTTCCGAGGGCGCAGTGGTGGCCCTGCGCGCCGCACGTGACGCGATTCGGGTCAAACCCGAGGATGCGCTCCTCACGGAATTGCGCGGGTTCCCAGAAGTGAACGTCGCGTTGCGTTACTGA
- a CDS encoding zf-HC2 domain-containing protein yields MMMNCQEATRLLSEARERPLSVTEKWALRFHLLMCSGCRRFGTHVDNLGRWAKAYAKGKGELPASEPENDQSVESPRQ; encoded by the coding sequence ATGATGATGAATTGTCAGGAAGCCACCCGTTTGCTCTCCGAAGCGCGCGAACGGCCGCTGAGCGTTACCGAGAAGTGGGCGTTGCGTTTCCATCTGTTGATGTGTTCGGGTTGCCGCCGGTTCGGGACACACGTCGACAATTTGGGCCGGTGGGCGAAAGCGTACGCGAAGGGCAAAGGCGAACTGCCTGCGTCTGAGCCGGAAAACGACCAGAGCGTGGAATCGCCCCGGCAGTGA
- a CDS encoding quinone oxidoreductase family protein: protein MTTIHAIRISEHGGPEVMQWEPVSLPAPGPGAVQVRNRAVGVNFIDIYHRTGLYPVPLPSGLGQEGAGEVVAVGEGVTDLQVGDRVVYLTPTPGAYAEALNIPADRAVKLPDAVSFEVAAAMWLKGLTAQYLLRQTHKVQPGEWLLVHAAAGGVGSILVPWAKRLGAKVIGTVGNDDKAARAKALGCDHVIVYTRESFPERVREWTGGRGVDVVYDSVGAATFEGSLDSLRPLGLMVSYGNASGKVPPFDIGLLAAKGSLFLTRPTLFTYTAERANLLKMAEELFAAWQAGWFTVEIGQRFALSDAADAHRALASRQTVASTILVP, encoded by the coding sequence ATGACGACGATTCACGCGATTCGAATCTCGGAGCACGGTGGGCCTGAGGTGATGCAGTGGGAACCGGTCTCGTTGCCTGCTCCTGGGCCTGGAGCAGTGCAAGTCCGCAACCGTGCCGTTGGTGTCAATTTCATCGATATCTACCATCGGACCGGTCTCTATCCCGTGCCGCTGCCCTCTGGTCTCGGTCAAGAAGGAGCGGGCGAAGTCGTTGCGGTGGGGGAAGGAGTCACCGACCTTCAAGTGGGCGATCGGGTGGTCTATCTCACTCCCACTCCGGGTGCGTACGCGGAAGCGCTCAACATTCCCGCCGACCGCGCGGTGAAATTGCCCGATGCGGTCTCGTTCGAGGTCGCCGCAGCGATGTGGCTGAAGGGGCTCACGGCGCAGTACCTGTTGCGGCAGACCCACAAGGTACAACCAGGGGAGTGGCTGTTGGTCCATGCGGCTGCCGGCGGGGTGGGGTCGATTCTCGTGCCGTGGGCGAAGCGTCTTGGCGCAAAAGTGATCGGCACAGTCGGCAATGACGACAAAGCCGCACGGGCCAAAGCGCTCGGTTGCGACCACGTGATCGTCTATACCCGGGAGTCCTTTCCAGAACGGGTGCGTGAATGGACCGGCGGGCGCGGTGTCGACGTCGTCTATGATTCCGTGGGTGCCGCAACCTTCGAAGGCTCGCTCGATTCGTTGCGTCCGCTGGGGTTGATGGTCTCGTACGGCAACGCTTCCGGTAAGGTGCCCCCTTTCGATATCGGGTTGCTCGCCGCGAAAGGGTCACTCTTTCTCACCCGTCCGACGCTCTTTACTTATACGGCCGAGCGGGCCAACCTCCTCAAAATGGCGGAAGAGCTGTTCGCTGCGTGGCAAGCGGGGTGGTTCACGGTCGAGATCGGGCAGCGGTTTGCGTTGTCCGACGCAGCCGACGCGCATCGGGCATTGGCGTCACGGCAGACGGTAGCGAGCACGATCCTGGTGCCATGA
- a CDS encoding IS701 family transposase, with product MTPDDELECYLTELTEVLGHADRHAGLKDYCRGLLLPIARKSIEPIAAHLDPERVQAKHQALHHFVAKSPWSDEAVLRKVREIVAPHLALDEACYWIVDETGIPKQGRHSVGVARQYCGQVGKNENCQVAVSLSLASEKGSLPIAFRLYLPEAWANDPERRNKAGVPETVTFATKPEIALRQISEALAAGVPPGVVLADAVYGDTTHFRDQLTAWGLRYAVAVREATTVWPPGVEPLQPEPYTGRGRPAKNLRRSPGHEPVSVKALALSLPQSAYRTVTWREGSNGVLRSRFAAVRVRAAHRDYWRSTLREPEWLLIEWPETESEPSHYFLCTLPQTYSLTQLVHTVKMRWRIERDYRELKQEVGLGHYEGRNWRGFHHHATLTIAAYGFLLLQRLKDPDKKNRALSKAPPLPQGYIPRGSPKSTTPRTRLDRNDSLLDCPTHRPTASEVSLLRENA from the coding sequence ATGACACCGGATGACGAACTGGAGTGCTACCTCACAGAGCTTACTGAGGTGCTGGGCCACGCCGATCGTCATGCGGGGCTCAAGGACTACTGCCGGGGGCTTCTTTTGCCGATTGCGCGCAAAAGCATCGAACCGATTGCCGCGCACCTTGACCCTGAGCGGGTTCAGGCCAAGCATCAGGCGCTACACCACTTCGTGGCGAAATCTCCGTGGTCGGACGAAGCGGTATTGCGCAAAGTGCGCGAAATCGTCGCTCCGCACCTGGCACTCGATGAGGCGTGCTACTGGATCGTCGATGAGACCGGCATTCCCAAACAGGGTCGCCACTCGGTGGGCGTTGCCCGGCAATACTGCGGGCAGGTGGGTAAAAACGAAAACTGCCAGGTCGCTGTGTCGCTCTCTTTGGCAAGCGAGAAAGGAAGCCTACCGATTGCCTTTCGTCTCTACCTACCCGAAGCGTGGGCCAATGACCCCGAGCGGCGCAACAAAGCGGGGGTGCCGGAAACGGTGACGTTTGCGACGAAACCCGAAATCGCACTCAGGCAGATCTCGGAGGCGCTTGCCGCAGGCGTTCCCCCTGGGGTCGTGCTTGCCGATGCGGTTTATGGCGACACCACCCATTTTCGCGATCAACTCACCGCGTGGGGTCTTCGCTACGCGGTAGCGGTACGGGAAGCGACCACCGTGTGGCCGCCTGGGGTCGAACCCTTACAACCGGAACCGTACACAGGACGGGGGCGACCGGCCAAAAACCTGCGTCGTAGCCCTGGGCACGAACCGGTATCGGTCAAGGCGCTGGCACTGAGCCTTCCGCAGAGCGCCTACCGGACGGTCACCTGGCGCGAAGGCAGCAATGGGGTGTTGCGCTCACGCTTTGCGGCGGTGCGGGTACGAGCCGCGCACCGTGACTATTGGCGATCCACCCTTCGCGAACCCGAGTGGCTGCTCATCGAATGGCCGGAAACGGAAAGCGAACCGAGCCACTACTTTCTCTGCACGCTTCCTCAGACCTACTCATTGACGCAGCTGGTTCATACCGTCAAGATGCGCTGGCGCATCGAGCGCGATTACCGCGAACTCAAACAGGAAGTGGGGCTTGGCCACTACGAAGGGCGCAACTGGCGCGGGTTTCACCACCATGCTACGCTCACGATTGCCGCCTACGGCTTTTTGCTCCTGCAACGACTCAAAGACCCTGACAAAAAAAACCGTGCGCTCAGCAAAGCGCCTCCCTTACCCCAAGGGTATATCCCCCGGGGAAGCCCCAAGAGCACAACGCCACGTACCCGACTCGATCGCAACGATTCGCTATTGGATTGCCCAACACATCGCCCGACAGCTTCTGAGGTGTCCCTGCTGCGGGAGAACGCGTAG
- the metG gene encoding methionine--tRNA ligase, with the protein MSRRILVTNALPYANGDIHLGHLVGYIQADIWVRYQRMCGHTVHYVCADDTHGTPVMLRAEKEGITPEALIARMRDAHLADFSDFLVAFDHYHSTHSEENRRFAEEIYRKLKAAGLIVEREIEQLYDPVKAMFLPDRFVKGTCPRCKTPDQYGDNCEACGAAYAPTELIDPYSAVSGAKPVLKHSTHYFFKLSDPRCVAFLREWTRGKNARGEARLPQQAANKLKEWLGDDGESHLADWDITRDAPYFGFEIPDAPGKYFYVWLDAPIGYFASFAALAAKLGIDPTPYLDAAAAEREGTELVHFIGKDILYFHALFWPAMLHFSGYRTPTREYVNGFLTVDGAKMSKSRGTFITARSWLDLGLNPEWLRYYFATKSNGTMEDVDLALDDLIAKVNSDLVGKFVNIGSRLAGFIHKRFAGRLGNANAEVLAPFAASFRDPSLHAAFENGDFAAVTRTAMELAEAANAYINETKPWELAKAGQLDRLQEVCTTGLTMFRDIARLLKPILPRTVARIEEFLALEPLAWYGEWAPLPEGHAIAPFEPLMTRMERAMIDRLLDANRATIAKTDAPNAVAHSATDAARPETAQPNAAAVDASAASHGAAEGALPAPQLAPEITIEQFAAVDLRIARIVQAEAVPEAKKLVKLTLDIGERHPDGTPRYRTVFAGIKAAYAPEALTGRLTVMVANLAPRQMRFGVSEGMVLAASDESGTVPGLFLLAPDSGALPGMRVK; encoded by the coding sequence ATGAGCCGCAGAATCCTCGTTACCAATGCACTTCCTTACGCAAACGGCGACATCCATCTTGGCCACTTGGTGGGCTACATCCAGGCCGACATCTGGGTGCGTTACCAGCGAATGTGTGGTCATACCGTCCACTATGTCTGTGCCGACGACACCCACGGCACCCCAGTGATGCTGCGCGCCGAAAAAGAGGGCATCACGCCCGAAGCGCTGATTGCCCGAATGCGCGACGCCCACCTTGCCGATTTCAGCGACTTCCTGGTTGCGTTCGACCACTACCACTCGACCCACAGCGAAGAGAACCGCCGCTTCGCCGAAGAGATCTACCGCAAACTCAAAGCGGCAGGACTGATCGTCGAACGGGAGATCGAGCAACTCTACGACCCCGTCAAAGCGATGTTCTTGCCGGACCGCTTCGTCAAGGGAACCTGCCCGCGCTGTAAAACGCCAGACCAATATGGCGACAACTGCGAAGCGTGTGGCGCTGCGTACGCCCCCACGGAACTGATCGATCCCTACTCGGCGGTTTCGGGTGCGAAACCGGTTTTGAAGCATTCGACCCATTACTTTTTCAAACTCTCCGACCCCCGCTGTGTGGCGTTTTTGCGCGAATGGACGCGCGGAAAGAATGCGCGGGGCGAAGCGCGGCTGCCGCAACAAGCAGCGAACAAACTCAAAGAGTGGCTGGGCGACGACGGGGAGAGCCACCTCGCCGACTGGGACATCACCCGCGACGCCCCCTATTTCGGCTTCGAGATCCCCGACGCGCCGGGCAAATACTTCTACGTCTGGCTCGACGCGCCGATCGGTTATTTCGCCAGTTTCGCTGCACTTGCGGCAAAACTCGGTATCGACCCGACCCCTTACCTCGACGCAGCGGCTGCCGAGCGCGAAGGAACCGAACTCGTCCATTTCATCGGTAAGGACATCCTCTACTTCCACGCGCTCTTTTGGCCAGCGATGCTCCATTTCTCCGGGTATCGCACGCCAACGCGAGAATACGTGAACGGCTTCCTGACCGTCGATGGCGCGAAGATGAGCAAGAGCCGCGGCACCTTCATCACCGCGCGTTCGTGGCTCGATCTCGGGCTCAACCCTGAATGGCTCCGCTACTACTTCGCGACCAAATCGAACGGCACGATGGAGGATGTCGACCTTGCGCTCGACGACCTGATCGCGAAAGTCAATAGCGACCTCGTTGGCAAATTCGTCAACATCGGCTCACGGCTAGCCGGTTTCATCCACAAGAGATTCGCGGGCCGATTGGGGAACGCGAACGCCGAAGTGCTCGCCCCCTTTGCCGCGTCCTTCCGCGATCCGTCGCTCCATGCGGCGTTCGAAAACGGCGACTTCGCGGCGGTAACCCGTACGGCGATGGAACTGGCGGAAGCAGCGAACGCCTACATCAACGAAACCAAACCGTGGGAGTTGGCCAAAGCGGGGCAACTCGACCGGCTCCAGGAAGTCTGCACGACGGGGCTTACGATGTTCCGCGACATCGCCCGCCTCTTGAAACCGATCTTGCCGCGGACGGTGGCACGCATCGAAGAGTTTTTGGCGCTAGAACCCTTGGCATGGTACGGCGAATGGGCGCCGCTCCCCGAAGGCCACGCGATCGCGCCGTTCGAACCCTTGATGACCCGGATGGAGCGTGCGATGATCGACCGGCTGCTCGACGCGAACCGCGCCACGATCGCAAAAACCGATGCGCCAAACGCTGTGGCGCACTCGGCAACCGACGCAGCGCGTCCGGAAACCGCCCAGCCAAACGCAGCAGCGGTCGATGCGTCAGCCGCTTCGCATGGTGCCGCAGAGGGTGCTCTGCCTGCCCCGCAACTTGCGCCGGAGATCACCATCGAGCAATTCGCGGCCGTTGACCTGCGCATTGCCCGGATCGTTCAGGCAGAAGCCGTGCCCGAAGCGAAAAAACTGGTGAAACTCACGCTCGACATCGGCGAACGCCATCCCGATGGCACCCCGCGCTACCGCACCGTCTTCGCGGGAATCAAAGCGGCGTACGCGCCGGAAGCCCTCACGGGGCGGCTCACGGTCATGGTCGCAAACCTCGCGCCGCGCCAAATGCGCTTTGGCGTTTCCGAAGGGATGGTGCTCGCCGCGAGCGACGAATCGGGCACGGTCCCGGGGCTCTTTCTGCTGGCGCCCGATAGCGGGGCGCTGCCCGGCATGCGGGTGAAATGA